In Streptomyces hawaiiensis, one genomic interval encodes:
- a CDS encoding mechanosensitive ion channel family protein, giving the protein MENLLRPLIVVGGSVVLTLVIGWATDFLLRKADERHHDTPLWDLLRRGRIPYQLVLCAALLRGSYDEAQLLESRDEAVGRVLTLVLIGSTAWLVIRIAAAIVETSYSRYASARAHRDPARVRRVRTQVTLIMRVVSAIVGVVAAASMLLTFPAFRAAGASLLASAGILGIVAGVAAQSTLSNMFAGFQIAFGDMVRIGDTVVVDGEWGTVEEITLTFLTVRTWDERRITMPVSYFTSKPFENWSRGTPQMTGIVFWHVDHTAPVEAMRDKLRDILRECAAWDGRAYNLSVTDTTPNTMQVRALVTAKDADDIWTVRVTVREEMIRWLTREHPYALPRVNTADAVLPPSPGSNGHRPSPQEAVPAQQRRYHGNGSGRPER; this is encoded by the coding sequence ATGGAGAACCTGCTACGACCGCTGATCGTGGTCGGTGGCTCGGTCGTGCTCACGCTGGTGATCGGCTGGGCCACCGACTTCCTGCTGCGCAAGGCCGACGAACGGCACCACGACACCCCACTGTGGGATCTGCTCCGCCGTGGCCGTATCCCCTACCAGCTCGTGCTGTGCGCGGCCCTGCTGAGAGGGTCGTACGACGAGGCCCAACTGCTGGAGAGCCGCGACGAGGCCGTCGGCCGGGTGCTGACCCTGGTACTGATCGGGTCGACCGCCTGGCTGGTGATCCGTATCGCGGCGGCGATCGTCGAGACGTCGTACAGCCGGTACGCCAGCGCCCGGGCCCACCGCGACCCGGCCAGGGTCCGCCGGGTGCGCACCCAGGTGACACTGATCATGCGCGTGGTGTCCGCGATCGTCGGCGTGGTGGCCGCGGCGAGCATGCTGCTGACCTTCCCGGCGTTCCGCGCGGCGGGTGCCTCGCTGCTGGCCTCGGCCGGCATCCTCGGCATCGTCGCCGGTGTCGCCGCCCAGTCCACGCTGAGCAACATGTTCGCGGGGTTCCAGATCGCCTTCGGCGACATGGTGCGCATCGGGGACACGGTGGTGGTGGACGGCGAGTGGGGCACGGTCGAGGAGATCACGCTGACCTTCCTGACCGTCCGCACCTGGGACGAGCGCCGCATCACCATGCCGGTGTCGTACTTCACGTCCAAGCCGTTCGAGAACTGGTCGCGCGGCACGCCGCAGATGACGGGCATCGTCTTCTGGCACGTCGATCACACCGCCCCCGTGGAGGCGATGCGCGACAAGCTCCGCGACATCCTGCGCGAGTGCGCGGCCTGGGACGGCCGCGCCTACAACCTGTCCGTCACGGACACCACTCCGAACACCATGCAGGTGCGGGCCCTGGTGACGGCCAAGGACGCGGACGACATCTGGACGGTGCGGGTCACCGTCCGCGAGGAGATGATCCGCTGGCTGACCCGCGAGCACCCGTACGCCCTGCCCCGGGTCAACACGGCGGACGCGGTCCTTCCGCCGTCTCCGGGGAGCAACGGCCACCGCCCGTCCCCGCAGGAGGCCGTACCGGCCCAGCAGCGTCGCTACCACGGCAACGGCTCGGGCCGGCCGGAGCGGTGA
- a CDS encoding SDR family NAD(P)-dependent oxidoreductase — protein sequence MARNVIISGGGTGIGLAAARLFAAGGDRVLLLGRRADVLEKAEVPGALTYAADLAEPADVRGVAAFVERELGAVDVLVHSAGGSGLLEPDAPGDDPLAAVAHTWSVNFRLNTLTAVLLTEALKPRLSEPGGRVLFLSSIAAYRGSGSGAYAAAKAGLHPYAHDLARELGPRGITANVVAPGYIEDTEFFGDAMAEERRARLIDETSNGRAGTPGDVAETLHWLASPGAGHITSQIIQVNGGAERGH from the coding sequence ATGGCACGAAACGTAATAATCAGTGGCGGAGGTACGGGAATCGGGCTCGCGGCGGCCCGGCTGTTCGCCGCCGGCGGGGACCGGGTGCTGCTGCTCGGGCGGCGGGCGGATGTGCTGGAGAAGGCCGAGGTGCCCGGCGCGCTGACGTACGCCGCCGATCTCGCCGAGCCGGCGGACGTGCGCGGTGTCGCCGCCTTCGTGGAGCGGGAGTTGGGGGCTGTGGACGTGCTCGTGCACAGCGCCGGGGGCAGCGGACTGCTCGAACCGGACGCCCCGGGTGACGATCCGCTCGCGGCCGTCGCGCACACCTGGAGCGTGAACTTCCGGCTCAACACCCTGACCGCGGTCCTTCTCACCGAGGCGCTGAAGCCGCGGCTCTCCGAGCCCGGGGGACGGGTGCTGTTCCTCAGCTCCATCGCCGCCTACCGGGGATCCGGGAGCGGGGCGTACGCGGCGGCCAAGGCGGGACTGCACCCGTACGCCCACGATCTGGCCCGGGAGCTCGGGCCGCGTGGCATCACCGCGAACGTGGTCGCGCCCGGGTACATCGAGGACACCGAGTTCTTCGGGGACGCGATGGCCGAGGAGCGGCGGGCGCGGCTCATCGATGAGACCTCGAACGGCCGGGCCGGGACCCCGGGGGACGTCGCCGAGACCCTGCACTGGCTGGCCTCCCCGGGCGCCGGGCACATCACCTCGCAGATCATCCAGGTCAACGGCGGCGCCGAGCGCGGCCACTGA
- a CDS encoding Na+/H+ antiporter, protein MDQLALLFVLLLGAVISVPVGDRFKMPAPVLMTLLGIVLALLPFVPNVEIAPDLILPLLLPPLLYAAVRRTSWRQFAANKRPIFLLAVALVFVTMACVAAVADAIVPGLPLAAAFALGALVAPPDPVAATAVAGQLGLPRRLVSILEGEGLFNDVTAIVLYHVAIAAAVSGTFSPWKAGLDLVLSAVVAVAVGLALGWGANKLMEVLGDATLQIGLTLLVPYASYVMAEELHGSGVLAVLTTALFLAEYGSDADDVMTRLAGHTFWNIVDTLVTGVAFGLVGLELHNAIRTASGRWGELLWWAAVVVVVVVFARLLWLLPATWLTKRLHARRDYDEDIPVSWRETVVMWWSGMRGVASVALVLAIPLETDAGTPFPSRDEIIFIAFGVIMATLVLQGLTLPWLVRRLGVKADTDQEKEFAKTLAIRAAKAAKQRLREIEDNEELPEELSEQMLRRAYDIGVRISPELAEDERREAYREGARRVKRLRRIQQEMLSAARHEVLAARSEPGADPEVVDRVLRHLDVRSLR, encoded by the coding sequence GTGGATCAGTTGGCCCTGCTGTTCGTGCTGCTGCTCGGGGCCGTGATCAGTGTCCCCGTGGGTGACCGGTTCAAGATGCCCGCGCCGGTGCTGATGACGCTCCTGGGGATAGTCCTCGCGCTGCTGCCGTTCGTACCGAACGTCGAGATCGCGCCGGACCTGATCCTGCCGCTGCTGCTGCCGCCCCTGCTCTACGCAGCCGTGCGGCGCACGTCCTGGCGGCAGTTCGCGGCGAACAAGAGGCCGATCTTCCTGCTGGCCGTGGCGCTGGTGTTCGTCACCATGGCCTGCGTGGCCGCCGTGGCCGACGCGATCGTGCCGGGGCTGCCGCTCGCCGCGGCGTTCGCGCTGGGCGCGCTGGTGGCGCCGCCGGACCCGGTCGCGGCGACCGCCGTGGCCGGGCAGCTGGGACTGCCGCGCCGGCTGGTGTCGATCCTGGAGGGCGAGGGGCTCTTCAACGACGTGACGGCCATCGTCCTCTACCACGTGGCCATCGCCGCCGCCGTCAGCGGGACGTTCTCCCCCTGGAAGGCCGGGCTCGATCTGGTGCTGTCGGCCGTGGTGGCGGTGGCCGTGGGCCTCGCGCTGGGCTGGGGCGCGAACAAGCTGATGGAGGTGCTCGGCGACGCGACCCTGCAGATCGGGCTGACCCTGCTGGTGCCGTACGCCTCGTACGTCATGGCCGAGGAGCTGCACGGGTCCGGGGTGCTCGCTGTGCTCACCACCGCGCTGTTCCTCGCGGAGTACGGCTCCGACGCCGACGACGTCATGACGCGGCTGGCCGGGCACACGTTCTGGAACATCGTCGACACGCTCGTCACCGGCGTGGCGTTCGGGCTGGTCGGTCTTGAGCTGCACAACGCGATCCGCACGGCCTCCGGGCGGTGGGGCGAACTGCTCTGGTGGGCGGCGGTGGTGGTGGTCGTCGTCGTGTTCGCCCGGCTGCTGTGGCTGCTGCCGGCGACCTGGCTGACCAAACGGCTGCACGCGCGGCGGGACTACGACGAGGACATCCCGGTGAGCTGGCGCGAGACCGTGGTGATGTGGTGGTCGGGGATGCGCGGGGTGGCCTCGGTCGCGCTGGTGCTGGCGATTCCGCTGGAGACCGACGCGGGCACGCCGTTCCCCAGCCGGGACGAGATCATCTTCATCGCCTTCGGGGTGATCATGGCGACGCTGGTGCTGCAGGGGCTGACGTTGCCGTGGCTGGTGCGGCGGCTCGGGGTGAAGGCCGACACGGACCAGGAGAAGGAGTTCGCGAAGACGCTGGCGATCCGGGCGGCCAAGGCGGCGAAGCAGAGACTGCGGGAGATCGAGGACAACGAGGAGCTGCCGGAGGAACTGTCCGAGCAGATGCTGCGCCGGGCCTACGACATCGGGGTGCGGATCAGTCCCGAACTCGCGGAGGACGAGCGGCGGGAGGCGTACCGGGAGGGCGCCCGGCGGGTGAAGCGGTTGCGGCGCATCCAGCAGGAGATGCTGAGCGCGGCGCGGCACGAGGTGCTGGCGGCGCGCAGTGAGCCGGGCGCGGATCCCGAGGTGGTGGACCGGGTGCTGCGGCACCTCGACGTCCGCAGCCTGCGATGA
- a CDS encoding GNAT family N-acetyltransferase, whose translation MSTPYMVRVAEGPADREACFAVRKEVFVGEQGVPEDLEYDAYDADAVHVLAVREDGVPLGTGRLLHGAAAVAQTGAGPSVGSLGRLAVTGSARRLGVGAALVRAVEDAARARGLAAVDLHAQTHALGFYERLGYEPYGPEYLEAGIPHQGMRRSL comes from the coding sequence GTGAGCACCCCGTACATGGTGCGGGTCGCCGAGGGTCCGGCCGACCGTGAGGCGTGCTTCGCGGTGCGCAAGGAGGTCTTCGTCGGCGAGCAGGGCGTGCCGGAGGACCTCGAGTACGACGCGTACGACGCCGACGCGGTGCATGTGCTGGCGGTCCGGGAGGACGGTGTGCCGCTCGGGACCGGGCGGCTGCTGCACGGGGCGGCGGCCGTGGCGCAGACCGGCGCCGGCCCGTCCGTGGGCTCCCTGGGCCGGCTGGCCGTGACGGGTTCCGCGCGCCGGCTCGGTGTCGGTGCCGCCCTGGTGCGGGCCGTCGAGGACGCGGCACGCGCGCGGGGGCTCGCGGCCGTGGACCTGCACGCGCAGACGCACGCGCTCGGCTTCTACGAGCGGCTCGGCTATGAGCCGTACGGGCCCGAGTACTTGGAGGCGGGCATTCCGCACCAGGGGATGCGGCGTTCGCTCTAG
- a CDS encoding RluA family pseudouridine synthase: MSTLPEIRTLPVPDGLEGERVDAAISRMFGFSRTKAAELAAAGKVTVDGSVVGKSERVHGGAWLEVEMPQAPAPVQVVAEPVEGMEIVHDDDDVVVIVKPVGVAAHPSPGWTGPTVIGGLAAAGYRISTSGAAERQGIVHRLDVGTSGLMVVAKSEYAYTSLKRQFKERTVDKRYHTLVQGHPDPTSGTIDAPIGRHPQHDYKWAVTAEGKPSVTHYDLIEAFRAASLLDVKLETGRTHQIRVHMAAHRHPCVGDLTYGADPTLAKRLGLTRQWLHAVRLGFEHPGDGQWAEFSCDYPEDLEKALEQVREETYA, from the coding sequence GTGAGCACGCTTCCCGAGATCCGTACCCTGCCCGTGCCCGACGGCCTGGAGGGCGAGCGCGTCGACGCCGCCATCTCCCGCATGTTCGGCTTCTCCCGTACCAAGGCGGCCGAGCTCGCCGCCGCGGGGAAGGTCACGGTCGACGGGTCGGTGGTCGGCAAGTCGGAGCGCGTGCACGGCGGCGCCTGGCTGGAGGTCGAGATGCCGCAGGCGCCCGCGCCGGTGCAGGTGGTGGCCGAGCCGGTCGAGGGCATGGAAATCGTGCACGACGATGATGACGTGGTCGTGATCGTCAAGCCGGTCGGCGTCGCGGCGCACCCGTCGCCGGGCTGGACCGGGCCGACCGTCATCGGGGGCCTGGCCGCCGCCGGGTACCGGATCTCCACCTCCGGCGCCGCCGAGCGCCAGGGCATCGTGCACCGGCTCGACGTGGGCACGTCGGGGCTGATGGTGGTCGCCAAGTCGGAGTACGCGTACACGTCGCTGAAGCGCCAGTTCAAGGAGCGCACGGTCGACAAGCGGTACCACACGCTCGTCCAGGGCCACCCCGACCCGACCAGCGGCACCATCGACGCGCCCATCGGGCGGCACCCCCAGCACGACTACAAGTGGGCGGTCACGGCCGAGGGCAAGCCGTCCGTCACGCATTACGACCTCATCGAGGCGTTCCGCGCGGCTTCGCTGCTCGACGTGAAGCTGGAGACCGGCCGCACGCACCAGATCCGCGTCCACATGGCCGCCCACCGGCACCCCTGCGTCGGCGACCTCACCTATGGCGCCGACCCGACGCTCGCCAAGCGTCTCGGCCTGACCCGCCAGTGGCTGCACGCGGTGCGGCTCGGCTTCGAGCACCCCGGGGACGGGCAGTGGGCGGAGTTCTCCTGCGACTACCCGGAGGACCTGGAGAAGGCTCTGGAGCAGGTCCGCGAGGAGACGTACGCGTGA
- the lspA gene encoding signal peptidase II, whose translation MAEAERIIGTPDTPDAAGGGKERPDSEGTPAGEPGAGRGRRRIAVLFAVASFAYALDLISKMIVVAKLEHHPPIEIIGDWLKFEAIRNAGAAFGFGEAFTVIFTMIAAAVIVVIARLARKLYSLPWAIALGLLLGGALGNLTDRIFRAPGVFEGAVVDFIAPKHFAVFNLADSAIVCGGILIVLLSFKGLDPDGTVHKD comes from the coding sequence GTGGCAGAGGCGGAGCGCATCATCGGTACGCCGGACACACCGGACGCGGCCGGGGGCGGCAAGGAGCGGCCCGACTCCGAGGGCACCCCCGCCGGCGAGCCCGGCGCCGGGCGGGGCCGGCGCCGGATCGCGGTGCTGTTCGCCGTCGCCTCGTTCGCGTACGCCCTCGACCTGATCAGCAAGATGATCGTGGTGGCCAAGCTGGAGCACCACCCGCCCATCGAGATCATCGGGGACTGGCTGAAGTTCGAGGCGATCCGCAACGCGGGCGCGGCCTTCGGCTTCGGCGAGGCCTTCACCGTGATCTTCACCATGATCGCGGCGGCGGTGATCGTGGTGATCGCCCGTCTCGCCCGCAAGCTCTACAGCCTGCCCTGGGCGATCGCGCTCGGCCTGCTGCTCGGCGGTGCGCTGGGCAACCTCACCGACCGGATCTTCAGGGCGCCGGGCGTCTTCGAGGGCGCGGTCGTGGACTTCATCGCGCCCAAGCATTTCGCCGTGTTCAACCTGGCCGATTCGGCGATCGTGTGCGGCGGCATCCTGATCGTGCTGCTGTCGTTCAAGGGGCTCGACCCGGACGGGACCGTCCACAAGGACTGA
- a CDS encoding TraR/DksA family transcriptional regulator, which translates to MVAKKTAVQQPASGRSSEASGGAAKDVGGKKSAQGGSAGRAAKEGGGKAAEGTKAAGKKATARKAAAKETASKEAGAKPAGAEEGGAEKAVAEKAAAKAASAGTAGAKKDTAKAPAEKASAKAPVEKTSAEAPAEKAPTERAQTKPSAARASAEAPGERASAKASAARVPAEKAAGKKTARKTDPADKAAVRKKAGKKAAARKTAAKKAPAEKVAGGKSTTTKSAAGKGTARTGAVTQDMAASSTATKAGAAEAAQQTGATTVVAKKTPGTATAAKTAVPKARIAAADPGELAVRPGEDPWTAEEVEEARSELTSEETRLSEEISSSERSLAGLMRDSGDGAGDDQADTGTKNITREHELALAANAREMLIQTERALERLHAGTYGLCENCGNPIGKARMQAFPRATLCVECKQKQERRY; encoded by the coding sequence ATGGTGGCGAAGAAGACCGCCGTACAGCAGCCGGCGTCCGGCAGGTCCTCGGAGGCCTCCGGCGGTGCGGCCAAGGACGTGGGCGGGAAGAAGTCAGCGCAGGGGGGCTCGGCGGGGCGGGCGGCGAAGGAGGGCGGGGGGAAGGCGGCCGAGGGGACGAAGGCGGCCGGGAAGAAGGCGACGGCCAGGAAGGCCGCGGCCAAGGAGACCGCGAGCAAGGAGGCCGGGGCCAAGCCGGCCGGGGCCGAGGAAGGCGGGGCCGAGAAAGCCGTGGCCGAGAAGGCGGCGGCCAAGGCGGCATCGGCCGGAACGGCAGGGGCCAAGAAGGACACGGCCAAGGCACCGGCGGAGAAGGCATCAGCCAAGGCTCCGGTGGAGAAGACGTCGGCCGAGGCACCGGCGGAGAAGGCACCGACGGAAAGGGCGCAGACCAAGCCATCGGCAGCGAGGGCGTCGGCCGAGGCGCCGGGAGAGAGGGCATCGGCCAAGGCATCGGCAGCGCGGGTGCCGGCCGAGAAGGCGGCAGGGAAGAAGACGGCGAGGAAGACCGACCCGGCCGACAAGGCCGCCGTCAGGAAGAAGGCGGGGAAGAAGGCGGCCGCGAGGAAGACCGCCGCCAAGAAGGCCCCGGCCGAGAAGGTCGCCGGAGGCAAGAGCACCACCACGAAGAGCGCGGCCGGCAAGGGCACTGCCCGGACCGGCGCGGTCACACAGGACATGGCCGCGAGCAGCACGGCCACAAAGGCGGGCGCGGCCGAGGCCGCGCAGCAGACGGGAGCGACGACGGTGGTTGCGAAGAAGACTCCTGGCACGGCGACGGCGGCGAAGACCGCCGTTCCGAAGGCACGCATCGCCGCGGCGGACCCCGGTGAGCTCGCGGTACGCCCGGGCGAGGACCCCTGGACGGCGGAGGAGGTCGAGGAGGCGCGGTCCGAGCTGACGTCCGAGGAGACCCGGCTGAGCGAGGAGATCTCCTCGTCGGAGCGGTCGCTCGCCGGTCTGATGCGGGACTCCGGGGACGGCGCGGGCGACGACCAGGCGGACACCGGCACCAAGAACATCACCCGCGAGCACGAGCTGGCCCTGGCCGCCAACGCGCGGGAGATGCTGATCCAGACCGAACGCGCCCTGGAACGCCTGCACGCGGGCACCTACGGCCTGTGCGAGAACTGCGGCAATCCCATCGGCAAGGCGCGCATGCAGGCCTTCCCCCGGGCCACGCTCTGCGTGGAGTGCAAGCAGAAGCAGGAGCGCCGGTATTGA
- the ileS gene encoding isoleucine--tRNA ligase: MTSPTYRQVPAQVDLPALEHAVLDFWREQKIFAKSLEQSEGRPEWVFYEGPPTANGMPGAHHIEARVFKDVFPRFRTMRGYHVARKAGWDCHGLPVELAVEKELGFSGKQDIEAYGIAEFNAKCRESVTRHTDAFEELTTRMGYWTDLNDPYRTMDPEYIESVWWSLKEIFNKGLLVQDHRVAPWCPRCGTGLSDHELAQGYETVVDPSVFVRFPLTSGPLAGEAALLVWTTTPWTLVSNTAVAAHPEVAYVVATNGEEKLVVAEPLLAKALGEGWEPTGQSFTGAEMERWTYQRPFELVEFPEAAHFVVNAEYVTTEDGTGLVHQSPAFGEDDLKVCRSYGLPVVNPVRPDGTFEEDVPLVGGVFFKKADEKLTEDLDSRGLLFKHIPYEHSYPHCWRCHTALLYYAQPSWYIRTTALKDRLLAENEGTNWFPETVKNGRYGDWLNNNIDWALSRNRYWGTPLPIWRCEDDHLTCAGSLAELTELTGTDQSALDPHRPFIDDVTFACPQGGCGKTATRVPEVIDAWYDSGSMPFAQWGYPYKNKELFEARYPAQFICEAIDQTRGWFYTLMAVGTLVFDKSSYENVVCLGHILAEDGRKMSKHLGNTLEPIPLMDRHGADAVRWFMAAGGSPWAARRVGHGTIQEVVRKTLLTYWNTVAFQALYARTSNWAPSGADPAPADRPVLDRWLLSELHALTDQVTQALDAYDTQRAGKLLSAFVDDLSNWYVRRSRRRFWQGDKAALRTLHEVVETVTQLMSPLTPFITERVWQDLIVPVTPGAVESVHLSSWPEADLTAIDPELSKQMVLVRRLVELGRATRAESGVKTRQPLSRALIAATGFETLDSELRTQITEELNVESLATLSEVGGSLVDTTAKANFRALGKRFGKRVQDVAKAVANADAAALSLALREGTASVEVDGETITLAPDEVIITETPREGWSVASDSGATVALDLEITEELRRAGLARDAIRLIQEARKNSGLDVADRIALRWTATDQATVEALTDHAGLIADEVLATAFLNEHSAQGEADGTYGEPFTDEGLSLTFRLRKA; encoded by the coding sequence ATGACATCGCCGACGTATCGCCAGGTACCCGCCCAGGTCGACCTGCCCGCCCTCGAGCACGCCGTGCTCGACTTCTGGCGCGAGCAGAAGATCTTCGCCAAGAGCCTGGAGCAGTCCGAGGGCCGCCCCGAGTGGGTGTTCTACGAGGGCCCGCCCACCGCCAACGGCATGCCCGGTGCCCACCACATCGAGGCGCGCGTCTTCAAGGACGTCTTCCCCCGCTTCCGCACCATGCGCGGCTACCACGTGGCCCGCAAGGCCGGCTGGGACTGCCACGGCCTCCCCGTGGAGCTCGCCGTCGAGAAGGAGCTCGGCTTCTCCGGCAAGCAGGACATCGAGGCGTACGGCATCGCCGAGTTCAACGCGAAGTGCCGTGAGTCGGTGACCCGGCACACGGACGCCTTCGAAGAGCTCACGACCCGCATGGGCTACTGGACCGACCTGAACGACCCGTACCGCACGATGGACCCCGAGTACATCGAGTCGGTCTGGTGGTCGCTGAAGGAGATCTTCAACAAGGGCCTGCTGGTCCAGGACCACCGCGTCGCCCCCTGGTGCCCCCGCTGCGGCACGGGCCTGTCGGACCACGAGCTGGCGCAGGGCTACGAGACGGTCGTCGACCCCTCGGTCTTCGTCCGCTTCCCGCTCACCTCCGGCCCGCTGGCCGGCGAGGCCGCGCTCCTGGTGTGGACGACGACCCCTTGGACCCTGGTGTCCAACACCGCCGTCGCCGCCCACCCCGAGGTCGCCTACGTCGTCGCGACGAACGGCGAGGAGAAGCTGGTCGTCGCCGAGCCGCTCCTCGCCAAGGCCCTCGGCGAGGGCTGGGAGCCCACCGGCCAGTCCTTCACGGGCGCCGAGATGGAGCGCTGGACGTACCAGCGGCCTTTCGAGCTGGTGGAGTTCCCCGAGGCGGCCCACTTCGTGGTCAACGCCGAGTACGTCACGACCGAGGACGGCACGGGTCTGGTCCACCAGTCCCCCGCCTTCGGTGAGGACGACCTCAAGGTCTGCCGCTCCTACGGCCTCCCCGTCGTGAACCCGGTCCGCCCGGACGGCACCTTCGAGGAGGACGTCCCGCTCGTCGGCGGCGTCTTCTTCAAGAAGGCCGACGAGAAGCTCACCGAGGACCTCGACAGCCGCGGCCTGCTCTTCAAGCACATCCCCTACGAGCACAGCTACCCGCACTGCTGGCGCTGCCACACCGCGCTGCTCTACTACGCGCAGCCCTCCTGGTACATCCGCACCACGGCGCTCAAGGACCGCCTCCTCGCGGAGAACGAGGGCACCAACTGGTTCCCGGAGACGGTCAAGAACGGCCGCTACGGGGACTGGCTGAACAACAACATCGACTGGGCGCTGTCCCGCAACCGCTACTGGGGCACGCCGCTGCCGATCTGGCGCTGCGAGGACGACCACCTCACCTGCGCCGGCTCCCTCGCCGAGCTGACCGAGCTGACCGGCACGGACCAGTCGGCCCTGGACCCGCACCGCCCGTTCATCGACGACGTCACGTTCGCCTGCCCGCAGGGCGGCTGCGGGAAGACGGCCACGCGCGTGCCCGAGGTGATCGACGCCTGGTACGACTCGGGGTCGATGCCGTTCGCGCAGTGGGGCTACCCGTACAAGAACAAGGAGCTGTTCGAGGCCCGCTACCCGGCGCAGTTCATCTGCGAGGCCATCGACCAGACCCGCGGCTGGTTCTACACGCTGATGGCGGTCGGCACGCTCGTCTTCGACAAGTCCTCGTACGAGAACGTCGTCTGCCTCGGCCACATCCTCGCCGAGGACGGCCGCAAGATGTCCAAGCACCTGGGCAACACCCTGGAGCCGATCCCGCTCATGGACCGGCACGGCGCCGACGCGGTCCGCTGGTTCATGGCGGCCGGCGGCTCCCCGTGGGCGGCCCGCCGCGTGGGCCACGGCACGATCCAGGAGGTCGTCCGCAAGACGCTCCTGACGTACTGGAACACGGTCGCCTTCCAGGCCCTGTACGCCCGTACGTCGAACTGGGCCCCCTCCGGGGCCGACCCGGCCCCGGCCGACCGCCCGGTCCTGGACCGCTGGCTGCTGTCCGAACTGCACGCGCTCACCGACCAGGTCACCCAGGCGCTGGACGCCTACGACACCCAGCGCGCCGGCAAGCTGCTGTCCGCGTTCGTCGACGACCTGTCCAACTGGTACGTGCGCCGCTCCCGTCGCCGCTTCTGGCAGGGCGACAAGGCGGCCCTGCGCACGCTGCACGAGGTCGTCGAGACGGTCACGCAGCTGATGTCCCCGCTGACCCCGTTCATCACCGAGCGGGTGTGGCAGGACCTGATCGTCCCGGTCACCCCGGGCGCTGTGGAGTCGGTCCATCTGTCGTCCTGGCCGGAGGCGGACCTCACCGCCATCGACCCGGAGCTGTCGAAGCAGATGGTGCTGGTGCGCCGGCTGGTGGAGCTCGGCCGTGCCACGCGCGCGGAGTCGGGCGTCAAGACGCGTCAGCCGCTCTCCCGCGCGCTGATCGCGGCGACGGGCTTCGAGACGCTGGACTCCGAACTGCGCACGCAGATCACGGAGGAGCTGAACGTCGAGTCCCTGGCGACGCTGAGCGAGGTCGGCGGCAGCCTGGTCGACACCACGGCGAAGGCCAACTTCCGTGCGCTGGGCAAGCGGTTCGGCAAGCGCGTCCAGGACGTCGCCAAGGCCGTCGCCAACGCGGACGCGGCCGCCCTGTCCCTGGCCCTGCGCGAGGGCACGGCGTCGGTCGAGGTCGACGGCGAGACCATCACGCTGGCTCCCGACGAGGTCATCATCACGGAGACCCCGCGCGAGGGCTGGTCGGTGGCCTCCGACTCGGGCGCGACGGTCGCTCTGGACCTGGAGATCACGGAGGAGCTTCGCCGTGCGGGCCTGGCCCGTGACGCGATCCGCCTGATCCAGGAGGCCCGCAAGAACAGCGGCCTCGACGTGGCCGACCGCATCGCGCTGCGCTGGACCGCCACGGACCAGGCGACAGTAGAGGCCCTGACCGACCACGCCGGCCTGATCGCCGACGAGGTCCTGGCGACGGCCTTCCTGAATGAGCACAGCGCCCAGGGCGAGGCTGACGGCACCTACGGCGAGCCCTTCACCGACGAGGGACTGTCCCTGACGTTCCGCCTGCGCAAGGCGTAA